In Salmo trutta chromosome 16, fSalTru1.1, whole genome shotgun sequence, a genomic segment contains:
- the LOC115150607 gene encoding potassium voltage-gated channel subfamily C member 1-like, which translates to MISSMYVSSQGHISAHGHDRTSSKTYLREDLDKKGDVTKKVVINVGGMRHETYMGTLKSLPVTRLAKLMDHDPSDDPEFFFDRHPGVFSNVLNYYRTGKLHCPKDVCGPLFEEELAFWGVDKVDVEPCCWITFCQHRDAEVALAAFGPSDSNEHHNEEFPESFDVEDNPANSQSCFKRWKPKIWALFDDPFSSKSAKVIAFVSLFFILLSITAFCLETHESFHKLEKRTELAIDGNHTEEVTYYEIVTEPTLTVVEGVCVVWFIFEFLVRFTCCSNILVFVKNILNIIDFVAILPFFLDVGLSGKALGFLRVLNFVRILRIFKLMRHMVGVRVLVYTLKASVQEFCLLAVFFGIGMLIFSTLEFYAERVHGDPEDPTAHTHFKNIPIGFWWAVVTMTTLGYGDMYPETCSGMVIGALCALAGILTIAMPVPVIVNNFRLYYSLAMAQQKLPKKKKRQHLPLSGALSQPSPREEQLELCLLSGERSCSE; encoded by the exons ATGATCAGCTCAATGTATGTGTCCTCTCAGGGCCATATTTCAGCCCATGGCCATGACAGGACCTCGTCGAAAACATATCTAAGGGAAGACTTGGACAAAAAAGGGGATGTCACAAAAAAGGTTGTGATCAACGTTGGTGGCATGCGTCATGAAACTTACATGGGCACTCTCAAGAGCTTGCCTGTTACCCGTTTGGCTAAACTGATGGATCATGACCCCAGTGATGACCCTGAATTCTTCTTCGACAGACATCCAGGTGTTTTCTCCAATGTTCTGAATTATTACAGAACcggtaagcttcactgtccaaaagATGTCTGCGGTCCCCTTTTTGAAGAGGAGTTGGCTTTTTGGGGGGTCGACAAGGTGGACGTGGAACCTTGTTGCTGGATAACATTCTGCCAACATAGGGATGCCGAAGTGGCCCTTGCAGCGTTCGGGCCATCTGACTCGAATGAGCACCACAATGAAGAGTTTCCAGAGTCATTCGATGTTGAGGACAACCCAGCTAATTCTCAGAGCTGCTTCAAAAGGTGGAAACCAAAAATATGGGCTTTATTTGATGACCCGTTCTCGTCTAAGTCTGCCAAG GTCATTGCGTTTGTTTCCCTCTTCTTCATCCTCCTTTCCATCACAGCTTTCTGTCTGGAGACACATGAGAGCTTCCACAAGTTAGAGAAACGCACAGAGCTGGCCATAGATGGGAACCACACCGAAGAGGTGACGTACTATGAGATAGTGACCGAACCTACTCTGACTGTGGTGGAGGGCGTCTGTGTGGTGTGGTTCATATTTGAGTTCCTGGTCCGTTTCACCTGCTGCTCCAACATACTGGTGTTTGTGAAGAACATACTAAACATCATTGACTTTGTGGCCATCCTGCCCTTCTTCCTGGATGTGGGGCTGAGTGGGAAAGCCCTGGGTTTCCTGCGTGTGCTGAACTTTGTGAGGATCCTGAGGATCTTTAAGCTGATGCGCCACATGGTGGGAGTGCGTGTGTTAGTCTACACACTAAAGGCCAGCGTTCAAGAGTTCTGCCTCCTCGCTGTCTTCTTTGGAATTGGAATGCTAATTTTCAGCACCCTGGAATTCTATGCAGAGCGAGTACATGGTGACCCTGAAGACCCAACTGCGCACACCCATTTTAAGAACATCCCCATAGGCTTCTGGTGGGCGGTGGTTACCATGACAACGCTGGGCTATGGGGACATGTACCCGGAGACCTGTTCCGGCATGGTAATTGGAGCCCTGTGTGCTCTGGCAGGTATTCTGACCATAGCCATGCCTGTCCCAGTCATAGTCAATAACTTCCGCCTGTACTACTCCCTGGCCATGGCCCAACAAAAGctcccaaagaagaagaagaggcaACACCTGCCCCTGTCTGGAGCGCTTAGCCAGCCATCCCCAAGAGAGGAGCAGTTAGAATTATGCCTGTTATCAGGGGAGCGGTCTTGTTCAG AGTGA